From Acidobacteriota bacterium, one genomic window encodes:
- a CDS encoding SIR2 family protein: MPDAKLSAVKPPAALLEYLAEGRCVLFVGAGLSAWSGMPSWNALLEILCQELTEDDPDGREARELGRLRDDGNYLQVAEYCRDGLGSYRFHEILRNTLQPDSDEVPAPHRLLVNLPFAGIVTTNYDALLENSFAQMGKTVPRVLTHEDRSSLGSLLFERRPFVLKAHGDLDREETLVLTARDYREVIHANPAFAEVFSAILLTHSILFIGYSLQDPDFRLLLDQQLTVFDGNVPPRYALMSGLGSIQRDVLWKSASIKVLPYATEPGHRDGPHHQVLRFLKALAAGGQPEATRSGAMGGRYDLEAGDWEAGDLGAGDLESDDLEAGDWDAGDLDGGGFEEEWDGSVEIRAPRKGSGYGAEGEMPPADHYGSGPSTDTPPPPPSGTRGGTSLGPPPEAPASPGEGIDGRRSAAPVPQVLEHSNLSLHLAEGRIHSRFTGDGESVSGDVSARRMEHVLDDLRHAVDWTSAEARRFLRRCSERLAELLDPRVRRALDVLEEGSLLRLETSPELARWPWEWVRLEGDERELAQRLAMGRAPVAITDRARGRPRIDGPPSVLLLADPSGNLPGARDEAHVIAEAYEEAGSHCRLLEGRRATSEALVGELQRGTSDIVHFAGHGWFDEQEAYLLLADDQRLRASELRYFLGRRPPALLVLNTHYSAFIPPQITATVAGAEGHAEVPAQRVGRDGFSETALAAGVGAVVGTYGSVSDAVAAEVGIALHHGLLEGLPVAEALRHARPAAPPGDSSYDPTGLLYALSGYLDLRWRVGS; encoded by the coding sequence ATGCCCGACGCCAAACTTTCAGCCGTCAAGCCCCCCGCCGCGCTCCTAGAATACCTCGCCGAGGGACGGTGCGTGCTCTTCGTCGGCGCCGGCTTGTCGGCGTGGAGCGGCATGCCGTCGTGGAACGCGCTGCTGGAGATTCTCTGCCAGGAGCTCACCGAAGACGACCCCGACGGCCGGGAGGCCCGCGAGCTGGGACGGCTGCGGGACGACGGCAACTATCTGCAGGTGGCGGAGTATTGCCGCGACGGCCTGGGCAGTTATCGCTTCCACGAGATCCTGCGCAACACCCTCCAGCCGGACTCCGACGAGGTCCCGGCGCCCCATCGCCTGCTGGTGAACCTGCCCTTCGCCGGCATCGTCACCACCAACTACGACGCGTTGCTGGAGAACTCCTTCGCGCAGATGGGCAAGACAGTGCCGCGGGTGCTCACCCACGAGGACCGCAGCAGCCTGGGCTCCCTGCTCTTTGAGCGCCGCCCCTTCGTGCTCAAGGCCCACGGCGATCTCGACCGGGAGGAGACCCTGGTGCTCACCGCCCGCGACTACCGGGAGGTGATCCACGCCAATCCGGCCTTCGCCGAGGTCTTCTCCGCCATCCTCCTGACCCACTCGATCCTCTTCATCGGCTACTCCCTCCAGGATCCCGACTTCCGGCTGCTCCTGGACCAGCAGCTCACCGTCTTCGACGGCAACGTACCGCCGCGCTACGCACTGATGAGCGGCCTGGGATCGATCCAGCGAGACGTGCTGTGGAAGAGCGCCAGCATCAAGGTTCTGCCCTACGCCACGGAGCCGGGGCACCGGGACGGCCCGCACCACCAGGTGCTGCGCTTTCTCAAGGCGCTGGCCGCGGGAGGGCAGCCGGAGGCGACGCGCTCCGGCGCCATGGGCGGACGGTATGACTTGGAGGCCGGGGATTGGGAAGCAGGAGACTTGGGGGCCGGGGACTTGGAGTCGGATGACTTGGAAGCCGGGGACTGGGACGCGGGGGACCTGGACGGAGGCGGGTTCGAGGAAGAGTGGGATGGATCGGTGGAGATCCGAGCCCCGAGGAAAGGGTCGGGGTACGGCGCAGAAGGAGAGATGCCCCCCGCCGATCACTACGGATCCGGGCCCTCCACCGACACCCCGCCGCCTCCCCCCTCGGGCACCCGCGGAGGAACCTCCCTGGGACCACCCCCCGAAGCTCCAGCGTCGCCCGGCGAGGGCATCGACGGACGGCGCAGCGCGGCGCCGGTGCCGCAGGTGCTGGAGCACTCGAATCTCAGCCTCCACCTCGCCGAGGGCCGCATTCACAGCCGCTTCACCGGTGACGGGGAGAGCGTCTCCGGCGACGTCTCCGCCCGCCGCATGGAGCACGTGCTGGACGACCTGCGCCACGCCGTCGACTGGACTTCCGCCGAGGCTCGCCGCTTCCTGAGACGATGCAGCGAACGGCTGGCGGAGCTGTTGGATCCGCGGGTGCGCCGCGCCCTGGACGTGCTGGAGGAAGGGTCCCTGCTGCGGCTGGAAACCTCGCCGGAGCTGGCCCGCTGGCCGTGGGAGTGGGTGCGGCTGGAGGGCGACGAGCGGGAGCTGGCCCAGCGCCTGGCCATGGGCCGAGCGCCGGTGGCCATCACCGACCGCGCCCGCGGCCGGCCGCGCATCGACGGACCGCCCTCGGTGCTCCTCCTGGCCGACCCCTCCGGCAATCTGCCGGGGGCCCGGGACGAGGCCCACGTCATCGCCGAGGCCTATGAGGAAGCGGGGTCCCATTGCCGGCTGCTGGAAGGCCGCCGGGCCACCAGCGAAGCCCTGGTGGGAGAGCTTCAGCGAGGAACCTCGGACATCGTCCACTTCGCCGGTCACGGCTGGTTCGACGAGCAGGAAGCCTACCTCCTGCTGGCCGACGATCAGCGGCTGCGGGCCAGCGAGCTACGCTATTTCCTGGGCCGCCGGCCGCCGGCGCTGCTGGTGCTCAACACCCACTACAGCGCCTTCATCCCGCCGCAGATCACCGCCACGGTAGCGGGCGCCGAAGGCCATGCCGAGGTGCCGGCTCAGCGGGTCGGCCGGGACGGGTTCTCAGAAACGGCGCTGGCCGCGGGGGTCGGGGCGGTGGTGGGTACCTACGGATCGGTCTCCGACGCCGTGGCCGCAGAGGTGGGTATCGCCCTCCACCACGGCCTGCTGGAAGGCCTCCCCGTCGCCGAGGCCCTGCGCCACGCGCGCCCCGCGGCGCCCCCCGGCGACTCCTCCTACGATCCCACGGGGCTGCTCTATGCCCTCTCCGGCTATCTCGACCTGCGCTGGCGGGTCGGCAGCTGA
- a CDS encoding DUF3224 domain-containing protein, with protein MSRAEGTFEVQLTPQEEGAGEPGGEPGRMVLDKTFQGDLEASSRGQMLTAMTTTPGSAGYVAMEQVTGKLGGREGSFVLQHSGIMTEGQQQLSIEVVPRSGSGELEGLTGTMEIRIEDGQHFYVFEYSLP; from the coding sequence ATGAGCCGAGCCGAAGGAACGTTCGAAGTGCAGCTGACGCCGCAGGAGGAGGGAGCGGGGGAGCCCGGTGGTGAGCCGGGACGCATGGTCCTCGACAAGACCTTCCAGGGCGACCTGGAGGCGAGCAGCCGCGGCCAGATGCTCACCGCCATGACCACCACGCCGGGCTCGGCGGGTTATGTGGCGATGGAGCAGGTCACCGGCAAGCTCGGCGGCCGCGAGGGCAGTTTCGTGCTCCAGCACAGCGGCATCATGACCGAGGGCCAGCAGCAGCTCTCCATCGAGGTCGTCCCGCGCTCCGGCAGCGGCGAGCTCGAAGGCCTCACCGGCACCATGGAGATCCGCATCGAAGACGGGCAGCACTTCTACGTCTTCGAGTACTCGCTGCCCTGA
- a CDS encoding Vps62-related protein, translated as MSRIFFLSCLALIFTFALALPAAGQSCTCYYGSDYHGNPIDPAETYCGYQVCGADDQYYECTSGGWQAIGGGPCGTPPDRCACSGGTSYDGTVVSSDATFCGMQVCGLDENLYECRPSGWHGIGGGPCGQGEAGKGCEYDAGACSCSGGFYYDPVDPQGIPIPTTSTYCGMTVCGDDNQYYQCTGGGWQALGQGPCYPNGTADYDSDGLTDGLEHILMQRFAPRVRLHLNDPQRPSSVEWYLDRVHMRFHHGASCPDHQILNKGSVTAASLVTQTHQSSGYGAPICSHDSALESSSGISESSFFLQIPNDSEESLTRHGSTPEDWTCYAHVFPAATWNNVPAGQLDVQYWFFYPYNGEFDGTAGSAHEGDWEHMTVRLDASTLEPLAVYLAAHEGGEWHDWSDLRCTDQGHPVVYSAVDSHASFIANGMHPYDFFRTDYTTLLGPIWDCQDRMVNLGEQSVPLPGAGWNTYNGRWGEVGEEWRSGSSGPFGPAVKDKWFGVEE; from the coding sequence ATGTCGCGTATTTTCTTTCTAAGCTGTCTTGCCCTGATCTTCACCTTCGCCCTCGCCCTACCAGCAGCGGGCCAGAGCTGTACCTGCTACTACGGCTCCGACTACCACGGCAATCCCATCGACCCCGCGGAGACCTACTGCGGGTACCAAGTCTGCGGCGCCGATGATCAGTACTACGAATGCACCTCCGGTGGCTGGCAGGCTATCGGCGGTGGGCCTTGCGGGACGCCGCCGGACCGCTGTGCTTGTAGCGGTGGCACTTCCTACGACGGCACGGTGGTGAGCTCCGACGCAACCTTCTGCGGCATGCAGGTCTGCGGTCTGGACGAGAACCTCTACGAATGTCGCCCCAGCGGCTGGCACGGCATCGGCGGCGGGCCCTGCGGACAAGGAGAGGCCGGCAAAGGCTGCGAGTACGACGCTGGCGCCTGCTCTTGCTCCGGCGGCTTCTACTACGATCCCGTGGATCCCCAGGGCATTCCCATCCCCACCACCTCCACCTATTGCGGCATGACCGTGTGCGGTGACGACAATCAGTACTACCAATGCACCGGCGGCGGCTGGCAGGCCCTGGGGCAAGGTCCCTGCTACCCCAACGGCACCGCCGACTACGACAGCGACGGACTCACCGACGGGCTCGAGCACATCCTCATGCAACGCTTCGCGCCGCGGGTGCGGCTGCATCTCAACGATCCTCAGCGCCCTTCCAGCGTCGAGTGGTACCTGGACCGGGTGCACATGCGCTTCCATCACGGCGCTTCGTGCCCTGACCACCAGATCCTCAACAAGGGTTCCGTCACCGCCGCCAGCCTCGTGACCCAAACCCATCAGAGCAGCGGTTACGGCGCTCCTATCTGCAGCCACGACAGCGCTTTGGAAAGTTCCAGCGGCATCAGCGAATCGAGTTTCTTCCTCCAGATCCCCAACGACAGCGAGGAAAGCTTGACCCGCCACGGCAGCACTCCCGAGGACTGGACCTGCTACGCCCACGTCTTCCCCGCCGCGACCTGGAACAACGTGCCGGCGGGACAGCTGGATGTCCAGTATTGGTTCTTCTACCCCTACAACGGTGAGTTCGACGGCACCGCCGGCTCCGCCCACGAAGGCGATTGGGAGCACATGACGGTGCGCCTGGACGCCTCCACTCTGGAGCCCTTGGCGGTCTACCTGGCGGCCCACGAAGGCGGCGAGTGGCATGATTGGTCGGACCTGCGCTGCACCGACCAGGGCCATCCGGTGGTCTACTCGGCAGTAGACTCCCACGCCAGCTTCATCGCCAACGGGATGCATCCCTACGACTTCTTCCGAACCGACTACACCACCCTGCTGGGGCCGATCTGGGATTGCCAGGACCGCATGGTCAACCTGGGCGAACAGAGCGTCCCCCTCCCCGGTGCCGGATGGAACACATACAACGGCCGCTGGGGAGAGGTCGGTGAAGAATGGCGGAGCGGTTCCAGCGGTCCCTTCGGACCGGCTGTGAAGGACAAGTGGTTCGGGGTCGAAGAGTAA
- a CDS encoding type II toxin-antitoxin system RelE/ParE family toxin — translation MIRSFAGSGTEDVFHGRNTKGARKACPRQLWRIAARKLDQLDSVVVLDELRVPPGNRLEALRGDRSGQYSIRINEQFRLCFQWTDEGPSHVEIVDYHRG, via the coding sequence ATGATCCGGTCGTTCGCAGGCTCCGGGACAGAAGACGTTTTTCATGGCCGGAACACCAAAGGAGCCCGTAAGGCCTGCCCGCGGCAGCTCTGGAGGATCGCCGCTCGCAAGCTGGATCAGCTGGATTCTGTAGTTGTCCTGGACGAGCTTCGAGTTCCCCCCGGAAACCGGTTGGAAGCACTCCGGGGAGATCGGAGCGGCCAGTACAGCATCCGGATCAACGAGCAGTTCCGGCTCTGCTTCCAATGGACTGACGAAGGTCCCAGCCATGTCGAGATCGTTGACTACCACCGGGGATGA
- a CDS encoding HigA family addiction module antitoxin, translating into MILVPTHREPTHPGEMLREEFLEPMHLTQRELADAIHVPYQRVNELVNRKRGITPSTALRLAKFFDMTADFWLNLQLRWDLYHAQRREAEALSRIQAVQRAG; encoded by the coding sequence ATGATTCTGGTACCCACCCACCGAGAACCCACCCACCCAGGCGAGATGCTCCGCGAGGAGTTCCTGGAGCCCATGCACCTCACTCAGCGCGAGCTGGCGGACGCGATCCATGTGCCTTATCAGCGAGTCAACGAGTTGGTGAATCGGAAGCGCGGGATCACTCCGTCCACGGCCCTACGGCTGGCCAAGTTCTTCGATATGACCGCGGACTTCTGGCTCAATCTCCAGCTGCGCTGGGATCTCTATCACGCTCAGCGGAGGGAAGCCGAAGCTCTGAGCAGAATCCAGGCGGTTCAGCGAGCTGGCTGA
- a CDS encoding PIN domain-containing protein, giving the protein MSLQLLDSDVLFDLLAGHSAAIEWFEGLEELPAVPGYVAMELIQDAADEKSLQAVRKLIEPLPILWPSEDACNRALGDFRELHASHHLGLLDALIAACALTASATLLTFNQEHYRALSGLQIEAPYERPTKDGQPAR; this is encoded by the coding sequence ATGTCCCTACAGCTCCTCGATTCCGACGTTCTCTTCGACCTCCTGGCGGGCCACAGCGCTGCCATCGAATGGTTCGAGGGTCTAGAGGAGCTGCCGGCGGTGCCGGGCTATGTGGCCATGGAGCTGATCCAGGACGCCGCGGACGAGAAGAGTCTCCAGGCGGTGCGCAAGCTCATCGAGCCGCTGCCCATCCTGTGGCCCTCCGAGGACGCCTGCAACCGCGCCCTGGGCGACTTCCGCGAGCTCCACGCCTCCCACCACCTCGGCCTCCTGGACGCCCTCATCGCCGCCTGCGCCCTCACCGCCTCCGCCACCCTCCTGACCTTCAACCAGGAGCACTACCGCGCCCTCTCCGGGCTGCAGATCGAAGCGCCCTATGAGCGCCCGACGAAGGATGGTCAGCCAGCTCGCTGA